In Mesorhizobium sp., one DNA window encodes the following:
- a CDS encoding type II toxin-antitoxin system HicA family toxin, protein MDSRELIRLLEADGWRRVRQKGSHIQFKHPRKPGRVTVPHPKRDLPLGTLRNIEDQSGLKFR, encoded by the coding sequence ATGGATAGTAGGGAGCTTATCCGACTGCTCGAGGCCGACGGCTGGCGCCGGGTTCGTCAGAAGGGTAGCCACATCCAGTTCAAGCATCCTCGGAAGCCGGGCCGGGTGACGGTCCCGCATCCCAAGCGCGACCTGCCGCTCGGCACGCTTCGCAACATCGAGGACCAGTCCGGATTGAAATTCAGATGA
- a CDS encoding MAPEG family protein, with protein sequence MEATSSSMEVWVLGWSVALLLAQIIAQATAGRDRGTDYLVGPRDEQKSSTNPVAGRLDRALRNFLETYPAFIALAVALALTGKTGGIGATGAVTWIVARTAYVPVYAMGVSAFRSLIWFVSLIGLAMMFARLMF encoded by the coding sequence ATGGAAGCGACATCGTCGTCGATGGAAGTCTGGGTGCTCGGCTGGAGCGTCGCGCTCCTCTTAGCCCAGATCATCGCCCAGGCGACGGCCGGCCGAGACAGGGGCACGGATTATCTCGTCGGCCCGCGCGATGAACAGAAGTCGTCGACGAATCCGGTCGCAGGCCGGCTGGACAGGGCCCTGCGCAATTTTCTCGAAACCTATCCCGCCTTCATCGCGCTTGCGGTGGCGCTCGCACTGACGGGCAAGACCGGCGGTATCGGGGCAACAGGTGCGGTGACCTGGATCGTCGCGCGGACCGCCTATGTGCCTGTATACGCAATGGGGGTCTCGGCCTTTCGCAGCCTCATCTGGTTTGTGTCCTTGATCGGTCTGGCGATGATGTTCGCCCGGCTGATGTTCTAG
- a CDS encoding 2-oxoglutarate dehydrogenase E1 component codes for MARQDQANDQFSITSFLYGGNADYIEQLYADWQKDASSVSEEWRDFFGGLKDEAAIVVKNAEGASWQQKGWPQAANGELVSALDGNWAQVEKAVEKKLRDKATAGAAAPAAAPVDVQRAARDSVRAIMMIRAYRMRGHLHADLDPLGIAKPQEDYNELSPANYGFTEADFDRPIFIDGVLGLGEYATIRQMLDLLKRTYCSTLGVEFMHISDPAEKAWIQERIEGPDKGVFFTANGKKAILHKLVEAEGFEQFIDVKYKGTKRFGLDGGESLIPALEQIIKRGGALGMEEIVLGMAHRGRLNVLTNVMAKPHRAVFHEFKGGSFAPDDVEGSGDVKYHLGASSDREFDNNKVHLSLTANPSHLEIVDPVVMGKARAKQDQLFGRTREEIVPLEERAKVLPLLLHGDAAFAGQGVIAEILGLSGLRGHRVAGTLHFIINNQIGFTTNPRFSRSSPYPSDVAKMIEAPIFHVNGDDPEAVVYAAKVATEFRMKFHKPVVVDMFCYRRFGHNEGDEPAFTQPLMYKNIRGRQTTLAIYAKKLIEEGVVSEADVDKMKADWRAHLEAEFEAGQAYKPNKADWLDGAWSGLRSADSQDELRRGKTAVPVKTLKEIGRKLTETPKDFEAHKTIQRFLDARRKMIDTGEGLDWSTAEALAFGAILLDGNPIRLSGQDSERGTFSQRHSVLYDQRDENRYIPLNNLGPQQAYYEVINSMLSEEAVLGFEYGYSLAEPKALTLWEAQFGDFANGAQVVFDQFISSGERKWLRMSGLVCLLPHGYEGQGPEHSSARLERFLQLCAEDNMQVANVTTPANYFHILRRQLKRDFRKPLILMTPKSLLRHKRAVSTLAEMSGESSFHRLLWDDAQMLPDQAIKLVKDSKIRRVVLCSGKVYYDLYEEREKRGINDIYLLRVEQLYPFPAKALITELSRFRNAEMVWCQEEPKNMGAWAFIDPYLEWVLAHIDAKHQRVRYTGRPAAASPATGLMSKHLAQLEAFLEDALGN; via the coding sequence ATGGCAAGGCAGGATCAGGCCAACGACCAGTTCTCGATCACCTCGTTCCTCTACGGCGGGAACGCGGACTATATCGAGCAGCTCTATGCCGACTGGCAGAAGGATGCGTCCTCTGTCAGCGAGGAATGGCGCGACTTCTTCGGCGGGCTGAAGGACGAGGCGGCGATCGTCGTCAAGAACGCCGAGGGCGCGTCCTGGCAGCAGAAGGGCTGGCCGCAGGCGGCCAATGGCGAGCTCGTCTCGGCGCTCGACGGCAACTGGGCCCAGGTGGAGAAGGCCGTCGAGAAGAAGCTGCGCGACAAGGCAACGGCGGGTGCTGCCGCTCCGGCAGCCGCTCCGGTCGATGTGCAGAGAGCGGCGCGGGATTCGGTGCGGGCGATCATGATGATCCGCGCCTACCGCATGCGCGGACATCTGCATGCCGACCTCGATCCGCTTGGCATCGCCAAGCCGCAGGAAGACTACAACGAACTGTCGCCGGCGAACTATGGCTTCACGGAAGCCGACTTCGACCGCCCGATCTTCATCGACGGCGTGCTCGGCCTCGGCGAATACGCCACGATCCGGCAGATGCTCGATCTCCTGAAGCGGACCTACTGCTCGACGCTGGGCGTCGAATTCATGCACATTTCCGACCCCGCCGAGAAGGCATGGATCCAGGAGCGCATCGAAGGCCCCGACAAGGGCGTGTTCTTCACCGCCAACGGCAAGAAGGCGATACTGCACAAGCTGGTCGAGGCGGAGGGCTTCGAGCAGTTCATCGACGTCAAGTACAAGGGCACGAAGCGCTTCGGCCTCGACGGCGGCGAATCGCTGATCCCGGCGCTCGAGCAGATCATCAAGCGGGGCGGCGCGCTCGGCATGGAGGAAATCGTGCTCGGCATGGCCCATCGCGGCCGGCTGAACGTGCTGACCAACGTGATGGCCAAGCCTCACCGCGCCGTCTTCCACGAGTTCAAGGGCGGCTCCTTCGCGCCGGACGACGTCGAGGGCTCGGGCGACGTCAAGTATCACCTCGGCGCATCGTCGGACCGCGAATTCGACAACAACAAGGTGCATCTGTCGCTGACGGCCAACCCCTCGCATCTCGAGATCGTCGATCCGGTGGTGATGGGCAAGGCGCGCGCCAAGCAGGACCAGCTGTTCGGCCGCACGCGCGAGGAGATCGTGCCGCTGGAGGAGCGCGCCAAGGTGCTGCCGCTCCTGCTGCACGGCGACGCGGCCTTCGCCGGCCAGGGCGTCATCGCGGAAATCCTGGGGCTGAGCGGCCTGCGCGGCCATCGCGTCGCGGGCACGCTGCATTTCATCATCAACAACCAGATCGGCTTCACCACCAATCCGCGCTTCTCGCGCTCGTCGCCCTATCCGTCGGACGTGGCGAAGATGATCGAGGCGCCGATCTTCCACGTCAATGGCGACGACCCGGAAGCCGTGGTCTATGCCGCCAAGGTCGCGACCGAATTCCGGATGAAGTTCCACAAGCCGGTCGTGGTGGATATGTTCTGCTACCGCCGCTTCGGCCATAACGAGGGCGACGAGCCGGCCTTCACGCAGCCTCTGATGTACAAGAACATCCGGGGGCGACAGACGACGCTGGCGATCTATGCCAAGAAGCTCATCGAGGAAGGCGTGGTCTCCGAAGCCGACGTCGATAAGATGAAGGCGGACTGGCGCGCGCACCTGGAGGCCGAGTTCGAGGCCGGACAGGCCTACAAGCCCAACAAGGCCGACTGGCTGGACGGGGCGTGGTCCGGACTGCGTTCCGCCGACAGCCAGGACGAGTTGCGCCGCGGCAAGACCGCGGTGCCGGTCAAGACGCTGAAGGAGATCGGCCGGAAGCTGACCGAGACGCCGAAGGATTTTGAGGCGCACAAGACGATCCAGCGCTTCCTGGACGCGCGGCGCAAGATGATCGACACGGGCGAGGGTCTCGACTGGTCGACGGCCGAGGCGCTCGCCTTCGGAGCGATCCTGCTCGACGGCAATCCGATCCGGCTGTCCGGCCAGGATTCCGAGCGCGGCACCTTCTCGCAGCGCCATTCGGTGCTTTACGACCAGCGTGACGAGAACCGCTACATCCCGCTCAACAATCTGGGACCCCAGCAGGCATATTACGAGGTCATCAATTCGATGCTCTCCGAAGAGGCCGTGCTCGGCTTCGAATACGGCTATTCGCTTGCGGAACCGAAGGCGCTGACGCTGTGGGAAGCCCAGTTCGGCGATTTCGCCAACGGGGCGCAGGTGGTGTTCGACCAGTTCATATCGTCGGGCGAACGCAAGTGGCTGCGCATGTCGGGCCTCGTCTGCCTTCTGCCGCACGGCTACGAGGGCCAGGGGCCGGAGCATTCCTCGGCGCGGCTCGAGAGGTTCCTGCAGCTCTGTGCGGAAGACAACATGCAGGTCGCGAACGTCACGACGCCCGCGAACTATTTCCACATCCTGAGGCGGCAGCTGAAGCGCGACTTCCGCAAGCCGCTGATCCTGATGACGCCTAAGTCGCTGCTGCGCCACAAGCGGGCGGTGTCGACGCTGGCCGAAATGTCGGGCGAGAGCTCGTTCCACCGACTGCTGTGGGACGACGCGCAGATGCTGCCCGACCAGGCGATCAAGCTTGTGAAGGACTCGAAGATCCGCCGCGTCGTGCTCTGCTCGGGCAAGGTCTATTACGACCTCTACGAGGAGCGCGAGAAGCGCGGCATCAACGACATCTACCTGCTGCGGGTCGAACAGCTCTATCCGTTCCCGGCCAAGGCGCTGATCACCGAACTGTCGCGCTTCCGCAACGCCGAGATGGTATGGTGTCAGGAGGAGCCCAAGAACATGGGCGCCTGGGCCTTCATCGACCCTTACCTGGAATGGGTACTTGCCCATATCGACGCCAAGCACCAGCGCGTCCGCTACACCGGCCGGCCGGCCGCGGCGTCGCCGGCGACAGGCCTTATGTCCAAGCACCTGGCGCAGCTCGAGGCTTTCCTCGAGGATGCGCTCGGCAACTGA
- a CDS encoding tyrosine recombinase XerC — MNEILITARDDLHKARGDWLKMLARERRLSPLTVEAYERDTRQFLLFLTEHIGGPPGLKDIAVLRTADLRAFLARRRSDGAGARTLGRGLAGVRSFLRWLEKRELANAAGAAAMCAPKQPKSLPKPLTAADARRVVALGEQLNEEPWIAARNAAVLTLLYGCGLRISEALGLTGAQFAHGETTLRITGKGNKTRLVPLLPIALQAVAEYRRLCPYHLDAQGLLFRGAKGGPLQPAIIQREMQKLRSALNLPDTATPHALRHSFATHLLGRGGDLRTIQELLGHSSLSTTQVYTGVDTKRLLDIYDAAHPRA, encoded by the coding sequence GTGAACGAGATTCTCATCACCGCCAGGGACGACCTGCACAAGGCGCGCGGCGACTGGCTGAAAATGCTGGCGCGAGAACGGCGTCTGTCGCCGCTGACCGTCGAGGCCTATGAGCGCGACACCCGCCAGTTCCTGCTCTTCCTCACGGAGCATATCGGCGGCCCCCCCGGGCTGAAGGACATCGCCGTGCTGCGCACCGCCGATCTGCGCGCCTTCCTCGCGCGCCGCCGCAGCGATGGAGCGGGCGCGCGCACGCTTGGGCGCGGGCTCGCCGGCGTGCGCTCCTTCCTGCGCTGGCTGGAGAAACGAGAGCTTGCCAACGCTGCCGGAGCCGCCGCCATGTGCGCGCCGAAACAGCCGAAGTCGCTGCCGAAACCGCTGACGGCCGCCGACGCCAGGCGCGTCGTGGCTCTCGGCGAACAGTTGAACGAAGAGCCGTGGATTGCTGCCCGCAACGCCGCCGTGCTCACACTGCTCTACGGCTGCGGCTTGCGCATTTCCGAGGCGCTCGGCCTCACCGGAGCGCAGTTCGCACATGGCGAGACGACGCTGCGGATCACCGGCAAGGGCAACAAGACGCGGCTGGTGCCGCTGCTGCCGATCGCACTCCAGGCCGTCGCCGAGTACCGGCGTCTCTGCCCCTACCATCTCGACGCGCAGGGCCTGCTGTTTCGCGGCGCCAAGGGCGGGCCGCTGCAGCCGGCGATCATCCAGCGCGAGATGCAGAAGCTGCGTTCGGCCCTCAACCTCCCCGATACCGCCACGCCGCATGCGCTGCGCCATTCCTTCGCCACGCATCTTCTCGGCCGGGGCGGCGACCTGCGCACCATCCAGGAACTGCTCGGTCATTCGAGCCTCTCGACCACGCAGGTCTACACCGGCGTCGACACCAAGCGCCTGCTCGACATCTACGACGCGGCCCATCCGAGGGCCTGA
- a CDS encoding glucose 1-dehydrogenase: MSGKVLLVTGGSRGIGAETARLAAARGWRVAVNYVSDRAAADAVVADIDAAGGEAFAVRGDVGAEADVLSMFAAVDSRWGRLDGLVNNAGVVDRMGRLDEMSAARLERMMRINVIGSMLCAREAVKRMSTRHGGKGGVIVNLSSAAARLGSPGWYVDYAASKGAIDTFTKGLALEVADEGIRVCGVRPGIVDTDIHASGGEPDRVEKVRSGLPMKREGRPEEIASAVVWLLSDEASYITGTLLDVSGGR; this comes from the coding sequence ATGAGCGGCAAGGTCCTCCTCGTCACCGGCGGCAGCCGCGGCATCGGCGCCGAGACCGCGCGGCTGGCGGCGGCGCGGGGTTGGCGCGTCGCGGTCAATTACGTTTCCGACAGGGCGGCGGCGGACGCCGTCGTGGCTGATATCGACGCTGCCGGCGGCGAAGCATTCGCGGTGCGGGGCGATGTGGGTGCGGAGGCGGACGTGCTGTCCATGTTCGCCGCCGTCGATTCCCGTTGGGGGCGGCTCGACGGGCTCGTCAACAATGCCGGCGTGGTCGACCGGATGGGGCGGCTCGACGAGATGAGCGCTGCGCGTCTCGAGCGGATGATGCGCATCAATGTGATCGGCTCGATGCTGTGCGCTCGCGAGGCCGTGAAGCGCATGTCGACGCGACATGGCGGAAAGGGCGGCGTGATCGTCAACCTGTCGTCGGCCGCGGCGAGGCTCGGCAGCCCCGGTTGGTATGTCGACTACGCCGCCTCGAAGGGCGCGATCGACACGTTCACCAAGGGCCTGGCGCTCGAAGTCGCGGACGAGGGAATTCGGGTCTGCGGGGTGCGCCCCGGAATTGTCGACACCGACATTCATGCCTCCGGCGGCGAGCCGGACCGGGTGGAGAAAGTGCGCTCCGGACTTCCCATGAAAAGGGAAGGCAGACCTGAGGAAATTGCATCCGCCGTCGTCTGGCTTTTGTCGGATGAGGCATCCTATATCACCGGCACGCTGCTCGACGTGAGCGGCGGTCGCTGA
- a CDS encoding type II toxin-antitoxin system HicB family antitoxin, with protein MTQYIALIHKEPTSDYGVSFPDFPGCISAGVTLDEARAMASEALALHIEGMVEDSEALPAPSSLEEIMSDARNRDAVAVLVDAPAEAERSIRVNVTLPESVLARIDRFASQSGYSRSGFLAKAAVHELERQSKAGGNR; from the coding sequence ATGACCCAGTATATTGCGCTGATCCACAAGGAGCCGACGAGCGACTACGGCGTCTCGTTCCCGGATTTTCCGGGCTGCATTTCCGCAGGAGTCACGCTCGACGAGGCGCGCGCCATGGCGTCCGAAGCGCTGGCCCTCCATATCGAGGGGATGGTCGAGGACTCCGAAGCACTTCCGGCACCCTCAAGCCTCGAAGAGATCATGTCCGATGCCCGCAACCGGGACGCCGTCGCTGTTCTGGTGGATGCGCCTGCCGAGGCAGAGCGTTCGATCCGGGTGAACGTGACGCTGCCGGAGAGTGTGCTCGCGCGCATCGATCGCTTCGCGTCGCAATCCGGCTATTCGAGGTCTGGCTTTCTTGCCAAGGCGGCGGTGCATGAGCTTGAGCGGCAGTCGAAAGCAGGCGGCAACCGGTGA
- the rimM gene encoding ribosome maturation factor RimM (Essential for efficient processing of 16S rRNA): protein MSKPQNPIQMAVIGAAHGIKGEVRVKSYTGNPLALDDYGPLYAEDGRAFTILDIRMQKDMAVVRFKGVDDRSAAEALTGTALFVDRDMLPDDLEDEEFYHADLIGLDAVDAEEAPIGKVLAVHNFGGGDILEIARGGKPTVLVPFTKAAVPAVDLRAGKVRIDPISAGLVETDEADPTEERKAVDKRPRGPKSAGGNR, encoded by the coding sequence ATGTCGAAACCGCAAAATCCCATCCAGATGGCCGTGATCGGCGCCGCGCACGGCATCAAGGGCGAGGTGCGCGTCAAGAGCTATACCGGCAATCCGCTGGCGCTGGACGACTACGGGCCGCTCTATGCGGAAGACGGGCGCGCCTTCACGATCCTCGACATCCGCATGCAGAAGGACATGGCCGTCGTCCGCTTCAAGGGCGTCGACGACCGCTCGGCGGCCGAGGCGCTGACCGGCACCGCGCTCTTCGTCGATCGCGACATGCTGCCGGACGACCTGGAGGACGAGGAGTTCTACCATGCCGATCTGATCGGGCTGGACGCGGTGGACGCGGAAGAGGCGCCGATCGGCAAGGTGCTGGCGGTCCATAATTTTGGCGGCGGCGATATCCTCGAGATCGCCCGCGGGGGAAAGCCGACCGTGCTCGTGCCGTTCACCAAGGCGGCGGTGCCCGCGGTCGATCTGCGGGCGGGCAAGGTGAGGATCGACCCGATCTCCGCGGGCCTCGTCGAGACCGACGAGGCCGACCCGACCGAAGAGCGCAAGGCGGTCGACAAGCGCCCGCGTGGCCCGAAATCGGCAGGCGGCAACAGGTGA
- the odhB gene encoding 2-oxoglutarate dehydrogenase complex dihydrolipoyllysine-residue succinyltransferase: MATEIRVPTLGESVTEATVGKWFKKAGESIAADEPVLELETDKVTIEVPSPAAGVLAEITANEGETVGLGALLGTIGEGAGAKTAAKPEAVAQAAGASGAQTTKEAAEKTAKIAGEGPVEKRDMPPAPAASKLLAEANLSADQVSGSGKRGQVLKGDVLDAIAKGAPSQPAEAPAPVAARAPSSSDDAAREERVKMTRLRQTIARRLKDAQSTAAMLTTFNEVDMSGVMSLRAKYKDVFEKKHGVKLGFMGFFTKAVTHALSEIPAVNAEIDGTDIIYKNYAHIGVAVGTDKGLVVPVVRNADAMSIAEIEKEIGRLGIAARDGKLGMADMQGGTFTISNGGVYGSLMSTPILNAPQSGILGMHKIQDRPVVVGGQIVIRPMMYLALSYDHRIVDGKEAVTFLVRVKESLEDPERLVLDL; the protein is encoded by the coding sequence ATGGCCACAGAAATCCGTGTTCCGACCCTCGGCGAATCCGTCACGGAGGCGACCGTCGGCAAGTGGTTCAAGAAGGCGGGCGAGTCGATCGCCGCTGACGAGCCGGTTCTGGAGTTGGAAACCGACAAGGTGACGATCGAGGTACCGTCTCCGGCCGCCGGCGTTCTGGCAGAAATCACCGCGAACGAGGGCGAGACAGTCGGCCTGGGCGCGCTGCTCGGCACGATCGGCGAAGGCGCCGGCGCGAAAACGGCCGCCAAGCCCGAGGCTGTCGCGCAGGCCGCCGGTGCTTCGGGCGCGCAGACGACGAAGGAAGCGGCCGAGAAGACGGCCAAGATCGCAGGCGAAGGCCCGGTGGAGAAGCGCGACATGCCGCCGGCGCCGGCCGCGTCCAAGCTGCTCGCAGAAGCCAATCTCTCGGCCGACCAGGTGTCCGGCTCGGGCAAGCGCGGCCAGGTGCTGAAGGGCGACGTGCTCGACGCGATCGCCAAGGGCGCGCCCTCGCAGCCGGCCGAGGCGCCGGCCCCGGTGGCGGCGCGCGCGCCTTCATCCTCCGACGACGCCGCGCGCGAGGAGCGCGTGAAGATGACCCGCCTGCGCCAGACCATCGCGCGCCGGCTGAAGGACGCGCAGTCGACGGCCGCCATGCTGACCACCTTCAACGAGGTGGACATGAGCGGAGTGATGTCGCTGCGCGCGAAATACAAGGATGTCTTCGAAAAGAAGCACGGCGTGAAGCTCGGCTTCATGGGCTTCTTCACCAAGGCGGTGACGCATGCGCTGTCGGAGATCCCGGCGGTCAATGCCGAGATCGACGGTACCGACATCATCTACAAGAACTACGCCCACATCGGCGTCGCGGTGGGCACCGACAAGGGCCTCGTCGTGCCGGTGGTGCGCAATGCGGACGCCATGTCTATCGCCGAGATCGAGAAGGAGATCGGCAGGCTCGGCATCGCGGCCCGCGACGGCAAGCTCGGCATGGCCGATATGCAGGGCGGGACGTTCACCATCTCCAACGGCGGCGTCTACGGTTCGCTGATGTCGACGCCGATCCTCAACGCGCCGCAGTCCGGCATCCTCGGCATGCACAAGATCCAGGACCGGCCGGTGGTGGTCGGCGGCCAGATCGTCATCCGCCCGATGATGTATCTGGCGCTCAGCTACGACCACCGCATCGTCGACGGCAAGGAAGCGGTGACGTTCCTGGTGCGGGTCAAGGAAAGCCTGGAGGATCCGGAAAGGCTCGTGCTGGACCTCTAG
- the lpdA gene encoding dihydrolipoyl dehydrogenase, with protein MAYDVIFIGSGPGGYVGAIKAAQLGLKTAVVEKSETYGGTCLNIGCIPSKALLHASELFAEAGHSFDALGIEGVKPKLNLAKMMAHKDATVASNVGGVAFLFKKNKIDTFRGTGRIASPGKVAVTGEDGKVTEVEGASIVIATGSDVAGIPGVKVDIDEKVIVSSTGGIALDKVPANMVVVGGGVIGLELGSVWARLGAKVTVVEYLDTILGGMDGEISKQFQRMLAKQGIDFKLGAKVTAVEKVKKGATVTFEPVKGGAAETIAADVVLIATGRRPYTDGLGLEEAGVEMDRGKVKTDGHYQTNVKGIYAIGDVIAGPMLAHKAEDEGIAVAEILAGQRGHVNYDAIPSVVYTSPEVASVGKTEEELKKAGIDYKVGKFPFTANGRARAMLHTEGLVKILADKATDRVLGGHIVGFGAGEMIHEITVLMEFGGSSEDLARTTHAHPTMSEAVREAALATFFKPIHI; from the coding sequence ATGGCCTATGACGTGATCTTTATCGGAAGCGGCCCCGGCGGCTATGTCGGCGCGATCAAGGCGGCGCAGCTCGGGCTGAAGACGGCGGTGGTCGAAAAGAGCGAAACCTATGGCGGCACCTGCCTCAATATCGGCTGCATCCCGTCGAAGGCGCTGCTGCACGCCTCCGAGCTGTTCGCGGAGGCCGGCCATTCCTTCGACGCGCTCGGCATCGAGGGCGTGAAGCCTAAGCTCAACCTGGCGAAGATGATGGCGCACAAGGACGCGACCGTCGCGTCCAACGTGGGCGGCGTCGCCTTCCTGTTCAAGAAGAACAAGATCGATACCTTCCGCGGCACCGGCAGGATCGCCAGCCCCGGCAAGGTGGCGGTGACCGGCGAAGATGGCAAGGTGACCGAGGTCGAGGGCGCCAGCATCGTTATCGCCACCGGATCGGACGTCGCCGGTATCCCGGGCGTCAAGGTCGACATCGACGAGAAGGTCATTGTCTCGTCGACGGGCGGCATCGCGCTCGACAAGGTGCCGGCGAACATGGTCGTGGTCGGCGGCGGGGTGATCGGGCTGGAACTCGGATCGGTCTGGGCGCGGCTCGGCGCCAAGGTAACGGTGGTCGAATATCTCGACACGATCCTCGGCGGCATGGACGGGGAGATCTCGAAGCAGTTCCAGAGGATGCTCGCCAAGCAGGGCATCGACTTCAAGCTCGGCGCCAAGGTGACGGCCGTCGAGAAGGTCAAGAAGGGCGCCACCGTAACCTTCGAGCCGGTGAAGGGTGGCGCGGCGGAGACGATCGCGGCCGACGTGGTGCTGATCGCGACCGGCCGGCGGCCTTACACGGATGGTCTGGGGCTGGAGGAAGCCGGCGTCGAAATGGACCGCGGCAAGGTCAAGACCGATGGCCACTACCAGACCAACGTCAAGGGCATCTACGCGATCGGCGACGTGATCGCTGGGCCTATGCTCGCCCACAAGGCCGAGGACGAAGGCATTGCGGTCGCCGAGATTCTCGCCGGGCAGCGCGGCCACGTGAACTACGACGCGATCCCGAGCGTCGTCTATACCAGCCCCGAGGTCGCCTCCGTCGGCAAGACCGAGGAAGAGCTGAAGAAGGCGGGTATCGACTACAAAGTCGGCAAGTTCCCGTTCACGGCCAACGGCCGCGCGCGCGCGATGCTGCATACCGAAGGCCTGGTGAAGATACTCGCCGACAAGGCGACCGACCGGGTGCTCGGCGGGCACATCGTCGGCTTCGGTGCCGGCGAGATGATCCATGAAATCACCGTGCTGATGGAGTTCGGCGGCTCGTCGGAGGATCTCGCGCGCACGACGCATGCGCATCCGACAATGTCGGAGGCCGTGCGCGAGGCGGCGCTGGCGACGTTCTTCAAGCCGATTCACATCTGA
- a CDS encoding TraB/GumN family protein has protein sequence MKKAVALADRAASVSLWLVAFANLLFLLAFLATLFLLAGRAEAATPVCTGKNMIEEMAASDPAALDRIRAEAAKTPNGAGLLWKIEKEGAKPSFLFGTMHMTDPRVVTLPPLAQAAFDASGTVVIETTDVLDQAKMMASFMEDPELMMFTDQTTLPSLLSPDDEKMVEAALARRGMPLASVIKMKPWVLSAMVALPACEMARKAAGEPVLDINLARQAKAAGKTLGGLETAKSQLEAMASLPLEFHIDGLVETLRLDDGIDDVIETMIDIYLSGDTGMFWPFFRAALPSGDDGETGYAAFEETMITARNGVMAKGAKAYLDEGGAFIAIGALHLPGAEGVIALLKKDGYTVTPAR, from the coding sequence ATGAAGAAAGCCGTCGCCCTCGCAGACCGCGCTGCCAGCGTCTCGCTCTGGCTGGTCGCGTTCGCCAACCTGCTCTTCCTGCTCGCCTTCCTCGCCACCCTGTTCCTGCTCGCCGGCAGAGCCGAAGCGGCGACGCCGGTCTGCACCGGCAAGAACATGATCGAGGAGATGGCGGCCTCCGATCCGGCTGCCCTCGACAGGATAAGAGCGGAGGCGGCGAAGACGCCGAACGGAGCCGGGCTCCTCTGGAAGATCGAAAAAGAGGGCGCCAAGCCCTCTTTCCTTTTCGGCACCATGCACATGACCGACCCGCGCGTCGTCACTTTGCCACCGCTGGCCCAGGCTGCCTTCGACGCTTCCGGAACGGTCGTCATCGAAACCACGGATGTGCTCGACCAGGCGAAGATGATGGCGAGCTTCATGGAAGATCCGGAACTGATGATGTTCACGGACCAGACGACGCTACCGTCGCTGCTGTCTCCGGACGATGAGAAGATGGTCGAGGCGGCGCTGGCCAGGCGCGGCATGCCGCTCGCCAGCGTCATCAAGATGAAACCCTGGGTCCTGTCGGCCATGGTTGCGCTGCCGGCCTGCGAGATGGCACGCAAGGCCGCCGGCGAGCCCGTGCTCGACATCAACCTCGCCAGGCAGGCCAAAGCCGCCGGCAAGACCCTGGGCGGCCTGGAGACCGCAAAGAGCCAGCTCGAGGCGATGGCCTCCTTGCCGCTCGAGTTTCATATCGACGGGCTGGTGGAAACATTGCGGCTTGATGATGGAATTGACGACGTCATCGAGACCATGATCGACATCTATCTGTCGGGCGACACCGGCATGTTCTGGCCCTTCTTCCGGGCGGCCCTGCCTTCGGGCGACGACGGCGAAACCGGCTACGCGGCCTTCGAGGAAACGATGATCACGGCGCGCAACGGCGTGATGGCGAAGGGGGCGAAGGCCTATCTCGACGAGGGCGGCGCCTTCATCGCAATCGGCGCCCTGCATCTTCCCGGTGCGGAAGGCGTGATCGCCCTCCTTAAGAAAGACGGCTACACCGTCACTCCGGCACGCTGA